The following nucleotide sequence is from Mesobacillus jeotgali.
TTACATTCATCCTAGCATTTGCCATAATTCTTCAAGTAATCTATTTATTTTATTAAGCAATTAAAGTAGTAGAGGAGATATAGAAGTGTATCAATCGCAAATCGCTTTGTTGAAGGAAATTGATCGCGTTAGGGAATTGATGGTGGCTTCTGCACTGGAAACGGGATACACTAGTGCTGAAACAGTCCGTCGCAGCCAGGAACTTGACACTCTAATTTATGAGTATCAGGCATTGTGCAGGGAGACGGAGCTGCAGAGGAAAAAAACAAGAATCCTTTTCAGGCAGATGATCCTGCTTACAAAGAAACAATATATTTTATCGCATGCGTGATACCATTCAGACATATGGAAAAATTTAGCCACTGCCAATAAACCGGCGGTGGCTAAAGTGTTTTTATAAGAGCAAAAAAATTTAACAATTTGCTCAAATTTTCACGATAATGTATCTTTGTGTGATTTTTATCATATTTTTATAGGATTATTTTATATATTTTTAACATAGATAGCTTCTTATCATCAATCTGCTAATGCACCTCTCATCTTGTAACTTTCAATAATTTTTTTACAGCTGACTTTAGTATGTTTATGAAAGTTTATCCTCATTTTTCTTAAAACAATATCACCTATGTTATCTACTTTTTTAATTGTTGGTACTATGCATGTAATACGATTCATATATCGTACTACATAGCA
It contains:
- a CDS encoding aspartyl-phosphate phosphatase Spo0E family protein, whose protein sequence is MYQSQIALLKEIDRVRELMVASALETGYTSAETVRRSQELDTLIYEYQALCRETELQRKKTRILFRQMILLTKKQYILSHA